The following coding sequences lie in one Vanessa tameamea isolate UH-Manoa-2023 chromosome 17, ilVanTame1 primary haplotype, whole genome shotgun sequence genomic window:
- the LOC113400386 gene encoding LOW QUALITY PROTEIN: glyoxylate reductase/hydroxypyruvate reductase (The sequence of the model RefSeq protein was modified relative to this genomic sequence to represent the inferred CDS: inserted 2 bases in 1 codon) has translation MIYKTAAVSVASLLRKGLSSNITRTMSSGRYKVYITRSDMPECGVDLLKKQCEVKMWSKASPIPLDEFKKSICGVNAIYCSLTDKINKEILDAAGSELKVVATISVGYDHIDVAECRKRGIRIGYTPDVLTDATAELTMALLLSTSRRLPEAQHEAKTGGWVSWAPTWMTGPGLAGSTVGIVGLGRIGQAIAKRIKSFNPSKILYFNRSEKQEAKEFGAMKVSFDELLXRSDFVICSTALVPETKEMFNKSAFEKMKRTAIFINTSRGGTVDQNALIEALQNNTIRAAGLDVTTPEPLPLDSPLFKLKNCVVLPHIGSATIETRNTMSELSAKNILAALNGVDMPAELK, from the exons ATGATTTATAAAACAGCCGCAGTTTCCGTAGCTAGTCTGCTTCGTAAAGGTTTGTCAAGTAACATCACAAGAACAATGAGTTCAGGaagatataaagtatatattactcGCTCTGATATGCCTGAATGTGGGGTTGATTTGCTTAAAAAACA atGTGAAGTTAAAATGTGGAGCAAAGCATCTCCCATTCCACTCGATGAGTTTAAGAAGTCAATATGTGGTGTTAATGCTATTTATTGCTCtcttactgataaaataaacaaagagatTCTCGATGCTGCTGGATCGGAGTTAAAAGTTGTAGCAACAATATCTGTTGGTTATGACCACATTGATGTTGCAGAGTGTAGGAAACGGGGTATTAGGATTGGATACACACCAGATGTATTAACAGATGCCACCGCGGAACTTACA ATGGCTCTGTTATTGTCCACATCCAGACGTCTTCCAGAAGCACAACATGAAGCTAAAACTGGAGGTTGGGTATCTTGGGCGCCTACATGGATGACAGGACCTGGCCTAGCTGGATCTACTGTTGGCATTGTAGGATTGGGCAGAATAGGCCAAGCTATTGCGAAACGCATTAAGTCATTCAATCCCTCTAAGATTCTCTACTTCAACCGAAGTGAAAAACAAGAAGCAAAGGAATTTGGTGCTATGAAAGTGAGCTTTGATGAACTTTT GCGCAGTGATTTTGTCATATGTTCTACTGCATTAGTACCAGAGACAAAGGAGATGTTCAATAAAAGTGCATTTGAAAAAATGAAACGTACagccatttttataaatacaagtcGAGGTGGCACTGTTGATCAGAATGCTTTGATTGAAGCACTTCAGAACAATACAATAAGAGCAGCCGGCTTGGACGTTACCACTCCAGAACCTTTACCATTAGACAGTccattatttaaactaaagaaTTGTGTTGTCTTACCTCATATTGGTAGTGCTACCATAGAAACTAGGAACACTATGAGTGAATTAAGCGCTAAGAACATACTAGCTGCTTTGAATGGTGTTGACATGCCTGCTGAATTAAAGTAA
- the LOC113400451 gene encoding thioredoxin domain-containing protein 15, whose protein sequence is MNFAIANKALIVAILLVGYPILTSQFDIDEETDLQKDDDFSTVDESESLLSNVVSDVNKTLTNFYNHVTSANVSVENNTQSLNETRKLVKCKEIVYDQSELVEPSVEIINGTSLAKLLQAKPDIASRDIEADCVLVLFHARACPFSAHAAPHFNALARSYPNIKMVALDALKYHGINAQYGIVGVPTLKMFHNGRPVGKFNGTEYNIHLFSKFVHAITGQNPQGLLVTSKDFQGPVSSIVEKETDYFLILSWFFIIVCSIYYFMESKWWKMIVEMIQNNWRESEAQHEHND, encoded by the exons atgaattttgctATTGCAAACAAAGCCTTAATTGTAGCGATACTGCTCGTAG GCTATCCTATATtaacttctcaattcgatatAGATGAAGAAACAGACCTTCAAAAAGATGATGACTTTTCTACAGTGGATGAATCTGAATCACTATTGTCTAATGTTGTATcagatgtaaataaaacattaacaaatttCTATAATCATGTAACTTCGGCTAATGTATCCGTAGAAAACAATACACAATCATTGAATGAAACTCGGAAACTAGTCAAATGTAAGGAGATAGTGTATGACCAAAGTGAGTTAGTGGAGCCCTCTGTAGAAATAATTAATGGAACTTCTCTTGCAAAACTACTGCAAGCTAAACCAGATATAGCCAGCCGTGATATTGAAGCAGATTGTGTTTTAGTATTGTTTCATGCCAGAGCTTGTCCATTCAGTGCTCATGCAGCACCACATTTTAATGCACTAGCCAGATCATatccaaatataaaaatggtagCACTTGATGCTTTAAAATACCATGGAATCAATGCACAATATGGAATTGTGGGTGTGCCAACGCTGAAAATGTTCCACAATGGTCGACCTGTCGGTAAATTTAATGGCACAGAATACAATATCCACTTATTTAGTAAATTCGTCCATGCTATAACAGGACAAAACCCACAGGGTTTGCTAGTTACTTCGAAAGATTTTCAAGGACCTGTATCGAGCATTGTGGAAAAAGaaactgattattttttaattctatcatGGTTTTTCATTATTGTGTGTTCCATTTATTACTTCATGGAGTCAAAATGGTGGAAAATGATTGTTGAAATGATTCAAAATAATTGGAGGGAGTCTGAAGCTCAGCATGAACACAATGACTga